In Candidatus Binatia bacterium, one DNA window encodes the following:
- a CDS encoding MoaD/ThiS family protein: MRIRVLAFARLREILNAAETALELRAGARVGDAWAALAEGCPALEEHRASTRVACNGRLVAPDHALHDGDEVALLPPVGGG, encoded by the coding sequence ATGAGGATTCGCGTGCTCGCCTTCGCCCGCTTGCGCGAAATCTTGAACGCGGCCGAGACCGCGCTCGAGCTGCGCGCCGGTGCGCGCGTCGGCGATGCGTGGGCCGCGCTGGCCGAGGGCTGCCCGGCGCTCGAAGAGCACCGAGCCTCTACACGGGTCGCGTGCAACGGAAGGCTGGTCGCACCCGACCATGCGCTGCACGACGGCGATGAGGTCGCGCTGCTGCCGCCGGTCGGCGGCGGCTAA
- a CDS encoding molybdenum cofactor biosynthesis protein MoaE: MFAVVREAIDPRTFEGAIRPGDGAAVKFFGVVRDRADDGRAVCALSYEAFEPLATAEFEKIAGEARERFGDVALAIVHRIGEIGVGEVAVAVVASAAHRGAAFDACRYAIDELKRRAPIWKKERYADGSARWRENENVS; the protein is encoded by the coding sequence GTGTTTGCCGTCGTTCGCGAGGCGATCGATCCGCGAACGTTCGAAGGCGCGATTCGTCCCGGCGACGGCGCCGCGGTCAAGTTTTTCGGCGTCGTGCGCGATCGCGCGGACGACGGGCGGGCCGTGTGCGCCCTCTCGTACGAGGCGTTCGAGCCGTTGGCCACCGCCGAATTCGAAAAGATCGCGGGCGAGGCGCGCGAGCGATTCGGCGACGTGGCGTTGGCGATCGTGCATCGCATCGGAGAGATCGGCGTCGGGGAGGTCGCCGTCGCCGTGGTGGCGTCGGCGGCGCATCGAGGCGCCGCCTTCGATGCGTGCCGATACGCGATCGACGAGCTGAAGCGCCGCGCGCCGATTTGGAAAAAGGAGCGCTATGCCGACGGCTCCGCGCGCTGGCGCGAAAACGAGAACGTTTCGTAG
- a CDS encoding alpha/beta fold hydrolase has protein sequence MAKVELFHLSAERNPLAVLRYEPRRPCGVTLVAGHGYSSSKQNLDFLCSFLASHGYGVYSLDFPGHKLGASGGELRGVEDCIEAMQRIVAFARERGDDDTYTLGHSMGGMTAIFTAALDVQILGAVAIATGYGRPTSLEALQRVGATDFRASYVVGDTLPELVANVDARYAELLPRLAGRPALYVSAARDGMVSPRSVRELFERAPEPKTFATIDSDHTYAAENAKATVLEWLRERR, from the coding sequence GTGGCCAAGGTTGAGCTGTTCCATCTGTCGGCGGAGCGCAACCCGCTTGCCGTACTCCGGTACGAGCCGCGCCGTCCGTGCGGCGTTACGCTCGTCGCCGGCCACGGCTACTCGTCGAGCAAACAAAATCTCGACTTTCTGTGTTCGTTTTTGGCCAGCCACGGCTACGGCGTGTACAGCCTGGACTTTCCGGGCCACAAGCTGGGAGCGAGCGGCGGCGAGCTGCGCGGCGTCGAGGATTGCATCGAAGCCATGCAGCGTATCGTCGCGTTCGCGCGCGAGCGAGGCGACGACGATACGTACACGCTCGGCCACAGCATGGGGGGCATGACCGCAATATTCACAGCCGCGCTAGACGTTCAGATCCTCGGGGCGGTGGCGATCGCCACAGGTTACGGGCGTCCCACGTCGCTCGAGGCGCTGCAGAGGGTCGGAGCCACCGACTTTCGCGCCTCGTACGTTGTCGGCGACACGCTGCCGGAGCTGGTTGCGAACGTCGACGCGCGCTACGCGGAGCTGCTGCCTCGGCTGGCCGGACGGCCCGCGCTGTACGTGTCTGCCGCCCGCGACGGGATGGTGAGTCCGCGCAGCGTTCGCGAGCTCTTCGAACGCGCGCCCGAACCGAAAACCTTCGCGACGATCGACAGCGATCACACGTACGCAGCCGAGAACGCCAAGGCGACGGTGTTGGAATGGCTTCGCGAGCGTCGCTGA
- the moeB gene encoding molybdopterin-synthase adenylyltransferase MoeB has translation MASRASLSTRALRRYSRHLLIPEVGLAGQERLASARVLVVGAGGLGSPALQYLAAAGTGRIGIVDDDAVDETNLQRQTIFSTDDLGRNKAEVAADRLRGLNPLVAYDPIPLRFAPDNARELVRLYDLVLDCTDRFPTRYLINDACVLEGRADVYGSIFRFDGQVSVFGTGGGPCYRCLYPEAPPPESTPTCAEGGVLGALAGIVGAWQASEALKMLLGIGAPLIGRLVLVDSLLARVREVRFERDPGCALCGERPTILSTEAQTYADTSEPANVPEIDADGLDEALRDAVLLDVREPHEAVLGSIDGALRIPASELEARMSELDSVARYVVACRVGARSLWAVRRLRDAGFTRLVHLRGGLLAYAARHAEFDFF, from the coding sequence ATGGCTTCGCGAGCGTCGCTGAGTACGCGCGCGCTGCGCCGCTACAGCCGCCACCTGCTCATCCCCGAGGTCGGGCTCGCGGGGCAGGAACGGCTCGCGTCGGCACGCGTGCTCGTCGTCGGCGCGGGCGGATTGGGATCACCGGCGCTGCAGTATCTGGCGGCCGCGGGAACCGGCCGCATCGGCATCGTCGACGACGATGCCGTCGACGAAACGAACCTGCAGCGACAGACGATCTTTTCGACGGACGACCTCGGGCGCAACAAGGCCGAGGTTGCGGCGGACCGTTTGCGCGGCCTCAACCCGCTCGTCGCGTACGACCCGATTCCGCTGCGCTTCGCGCCCGACAACGCGCGCGAGCTGGTGCGGCTGTATGACCTCGTGCTGGATTGCACGGACCGCTTTCCGACGCGCTACCTGATCAACGACGCGTGCGTTCTCGAAGGGCGCGCCGACGTGTATGGATCGATCTTCCGCTTCGACGGACAGGTGAGCGTGTTCGGCACGGGCGGCGGCCCGTGTTATCGTTGCCTCTACCCCGAGGCGCCGCCGCCCGAGAGCACGCCGACGTGCGCCGAGGGCGGGGTGCTCGGCGCGCTGGCGGGCATCGTCGGTGCGTGGCAGGCCAGCGAGGCGCTCAAGATGCTGCTCGGTATCGGCGCTCCGCTGATCGGCCGGCTCGTTCTGGTGGACAGTCTGCTCGCGCGCGTTCGCGAGGTCCGTTTCGAGCGCGATCCCGGCTGCGCGCTGTGCGGCGAACGCCCGACCATCCTTTCCACCGAGGCGCAGACGTATGCGGATACGTCCGAGCCGGCAAACGTACCCGAGATCGACGCCGACGGCCTCGACGAGGCGCTGCGCGACGCGGTCTTGCTCGACGTCCGCGAGCCGCACGAGGCGGTGCTGGGTTCGATCGACGGGGCGCTGCGCATTCCCGCGTCGGAGCTCGAGGCGCGGATGTCGGAGCTCGACAGCGTCGCGCGCTACGTCGTCGCGTGCCGCGTCGGCGCGCGGTCGCTCTGGGCGGTGCGGCGGCTGCGCGACGCCGGCTTCACTCGCCTGGTGCATCTGCGCGGAGGTCTGCTCGCGTACGCCGCGCGACACGCTGAGTTCGACTTCTTTTGA
- a CDS encoding aldo/keto reductase: MKARAFGRTGIDLPAIGQGTWDMPEAGPRSREAQRAIRRGIELGMTHVDTAEMYGSGRVEELIGDALRGVRRDRYFIATKVLPANASYRGTLAAAERSIARLGCGHLDLLLLHWPGSHPLEETMRAFDDLVEQGKVRFVGVSNFEPDEMLEAESHLRAPLACNQVLYHLNERGIEHRLVPIARERGIAVVAYTPFGRGRFLRSGKSARELLEGIARRHGATVHQVALAFLTREAHVLAIPKAASVAHVEENAAAGGLELEPADLAEIDAAFPRGMAGPLATL; encoded by the coding sequence TTGAAGGCGCGCGCGTTCGGCCGCACCGGGATCGATTTGCCGGCGATCGGCCAGGGCACGTGGGACATGCCGGAAGCGGGTCCGCGCTCGCGCGAAGCACAGCGCGCGATTCGGCGTGGAATCGAGCTCGGCATGACCCACGTCGACACGGCGGAGATGTACGGATCGGGCCGGGTCGAAGAGCTGATCGGCGATGCGCTGCGCGGCGTTCGCCGCGATCGATACTTCATCGCGACCAAGGTTCTGCCGGCTAACGCGAGCTATCGCGGCACGCTCGCGGCGGCGGAGCGCAGCATCGCGCGGCTGGGATGCGGCCACCTCGATCTCCTGCTCCTGCACTGGCCCGGCTCGCATCCGCTCGAAGAGACGATGCGGGCCTTCGACGACCTGGTCGAACAGGGTAAAGTACGCTTCGTGGGCGTCAGCAATTTCGAGCCCGACGAGATGCTGGAAGCCGAGTCGCATCTACGGGCGCCGCTCGCGTGCAACCAAGTCCTCTACCATCTCAACGAGCGCGGCATCGAGCACAGGCTCGTCCCGATCGCGCGCGAGCGCGGCATCGCCGTCGTGGCGTACACGCCGTTCGGGCGAGGCAGGTTCCTGCGCTCGGGCAAGTCGGCGCGAGAACTGCTCGAAGGCATCGCGCGTAGGCACGGCGCGACCGTCCACCAGGTAGCGCTCGCATTCTTGACCCGCGAGGCGCACGTCCTTGCTATTCCGAAAGCCGCGAGCGTGGCGCACGTCGAAGAAAACGCAGCTGCAGGAGGGCTCGAACTCGAGCCGGCCGACCTCGCCGAGATCGACGCCGCGTTTCCGCGCGGCATGGCCGGACCGCTCGCAACGCTATGA
- the queG gene encoding tRNA epoxyqueuosine(34) reductase QueG, whose translation MNTDELIAVKQRAVRRAVELGAGDVRVVAARTDVESRRRMQAAFRRGDLATWGYDGEYAHRATDPATLLPEARSVVCVAVPYATAAPSAPSRLCGRVSNYAWSPDYHHRLRALLTAVAREIDESAGTCATAVVCDTRPLAERALAARSGLGWIGKHTNLISPSLGSFVFLGEVVTTLELPPDAPSRKSCGECRRCVDACPTQALRGDYTIDANRCISDLTQRTDAIPANMRPMLGDWVWGCDICQLVCPPTRSARGAAMSQWSPQDVDTAWPSLPELLRLRSGTFKRRFRKTAMGWRGAAVLRRNAAVALGNALDRSAVGALIESLRVDPHPMVRGHAAWALGRIGSPAALSALHGQHGVEDDVGVREEIRSALEPFKTR comes from the coding sequence ATGAATACGGACGAGCTGATCGCCGTCAAACAACGCGCCGTCCGCCGAGCCGTCGAGCTCGGCGCAGGCGACGTGCGCGTCGTCGCGGCACGAACCGACGTGGAGTCGCGGCGGCGCATGCAGGCGGCGTTTCGGCGGGGTGACTTGGCGACGTGGGGCTACGACGGCGAGTACGCGCACCGCGCAACCGATCCGGCGACGCTGCTGCCGGAAGCGCGCAGCGTCGTCTGCGTGGCGGTGCCGTACGCGACCGCCGCGCCGAGCGCGCCGTCGCGCCTCTGCGGCCGCGTCTCCAACTACGCGTGGTCGCCGGACTATCACCACCGGTTGCGCGCGCTGCTCACCGCCGTCGCGCGCGAAATCGACGAGTCCGCGGGAACGTGCGCGACGGCCGTCGTCTGCGACACGCGTCCGTTGGCGGAGCGCGCTCTGGCGGCACGCTCCGGGCTCGGATGGATCGGAAAGCACACCAATCTGATATCGCCGTCGCTGGGCTCCTTCGTCTTTTTGGGCGAGGTCGTGACGACGCTCGAGCTGCCGCCGGACGCTCCGTCGCGCAAGAGCTGCGGTGAGTGCCGGCGCTGCGTGGACGCGTGTCCGACGCAGGCGTTGCGCGGCGATTACACGATCGATGCGAACCGCTGCATCTCGGACCTCACGCAGCGCACCGATGCGATTCCGGCGAACATGCGGCCAATGCTCGGCGACTGGGTATGGGGATGCGACATCTGTCAGTTGGTTTGTCCGCCGACGCGGTCGGCGCGGGGCGCGGCGATGTCGCAATGGTCGCCGCAGGACGTCGACACGGCGTGGCCGTCGCTGCCGGAGCTGTTGCGCCTGCGCAGCGGCACCTTCAAGCGGCGTTTCAGGAAGACCGCGATGGGTTGGCGCGGCGCCGCGGTGTTGCGCCGCAACGCGGCCGTCGCGCTGGGAAACGCCCTGGACCGCTCCGCCGTCGGCGCGCTGATCGAGAGCTTGCGCGTGGATCCCCATCCGATGGTTCGAGGCCACGCCGCGTGGGCGCTCGGACGGATCGGCTCGCCGGCAGCGCTTTCGGCATTGCATGGACAGCACGGCGTCGAAGACGATGTGGGGGTCCGCGAAGAGATCCGCTCGGCCCTGGAACCGTTTAAAACGAGGTGA
- the moaA gene encoding GTP 3',8-cyclase MoaA — MAISLIDGFSRPITYLRVSVTDKCNLRCVYCMPDGGLAWLRRDEILTYEEIEAIVRAAASVGVRAVRLTGGEPLVRRNLNRLAGAITAVSGIEDLALSTNGLLLEEQLDELVAAGVRRINVSLDTLRADRFQAIARRPGLDRVLRAIDAAIAAGLAPIKVNCVVMRGHNDDELADFAALTRDRPIFVRFIEVMPVHENAKLQRDAYVSSDEILERIAAIGELRQVPGPAGNGPARYFAFAGAAGAVGVISPLSHDYCERCNRVRLTADGRLRLCLFGDHAIDLRAPLRAGATTDRMAEILRSAMLIKPERHHLRLGEPASRMRAFSEIGG; from the coding sequence ATGGCGATTTCGCTGATCGACGGCTTCAGCCGCCCGATAACCTATCTGCGCGTCTCGGTGACGGACAAGTGCAACCTGCGGTGCGTCTACTGCATGCCGGACGGCGGCCTGGCGTGGCTGCGCCGCGACGAAATCCTGACGTACGAGGAGATCGAAGCGATCGTGCGCGCCGCCGCGTCCGTTGGCGTTCGCGCCGTGCGCCTAACGGGCGGCGAGCCGCTCGTGCGTCGCAACTTGAACCGCCTGGCCGGCGCCATCACAGCGGTTTCCGGGATAGAAGATCTTGCGCTGTCCACCAACGGGCTGCTCTTGGAGGAACAGCTTGACGAGCTCGTCGCCGCGGGCGTGCGCCGCATCAACGTCTCCCTGGACACGTTGCGCGCCGACCGGTTCCAGGCGATCGCGCGACGGCCCGGGCTCGACCGCGTACTGCGTGCGATCGATGCGGCGATCGCCGCGGGCCTGGCGCCGATCAAGGTCAATTGCGTCGTAATGCGCGGCCACAACGACGACGAGCTGGCCGACTTCGCCGCGCTCACGCGCGACCGCCCGATCTTCGTGCGCTTCATCGAGGTCATGCCGGTACACGAAAACGCCAAGCTGCAACGGGACGCGTACGTATCGTCCGACGAGATCCTCGAGCGCATCGCGGCGATCGGCGAGCTGCGGCAGGTGCCCGGCCCTGCCGGTAACGGTCCGGCCCGCTACTTCGCCTTCGCCGGGGCCGCCGGGGCGGTCGGCGTGATCAGCCCGCTTTCGCACGACTACTGCGAGCGCTGCAACCGGGTGCGCCTTACGGCGGACGGCCGGCTGCGGCTCTGCCTGTTCGGCGACCACGCCATCGATCTTCGCGCACCCTTGCGCGCGGGTGCGACGACGGACCGGATGGCGGAGATCCTGCGCTCGGCGATGTTGATCAAGCCGGAGCGCCACCATCTGCGGCTCGGAGAGCCGGCCTCGCGGATGCGCGCCTTCTCCGAGATCGGCGGCTAG
- a CDS encoding RNA polymerase sigma factor has protein sequence MRSPPVVKPMEDVYPAAAQAAVARARAESLVLEYQVKLTRYLRRMVGDAEVALDLSQDVFLSAYRMLQADPERELTAGWLYRAATNAAISFLRRKKVLRMLPLDRDIDRSTWRVDERSAASVDLQTALAQLPPQQSAALLLTSYVGYSSTEAAELLGTTSDAVRQRVCRAMRVLRTVMSEETTR, from the coding sequence ATGCGGTCGCCGCCCGTTGTCAAGCCGATGGAGGACGTGTATCCCGCCGCTGCGCAGGCCGCCGTCGCGCGAGCCCGCGCCGAATCGCTGGTGCTGGAGTATCAGGTCAAACTGACCCGATATCTGCGTCGGATGGTGGGCGATGCCGAGGTAGCGCTAGACCTGAGCCAAGACGTATTCCTGTCCGCGTACCGAATGCTGCAAGCGGATCCGGAGCGCGAGCTGACGGCGGGCTGGCTCTACCGGGCCGCCACCAACGCCGCGATATCGTTCCTGCGGCGAAAGAAGGTGCTGCGCATGCTTCCGCTCGATCGCGACATCGATCGCAGCACGTGGCGCGTGGACGAACGCAGCGCCGCGTCGGTGGACTTGCAGACGGCGCTGGCGCAACTTCCGCCGCAACAGTCTGCGGCGCTGCTCTTGACCAGCTACGTCGGATACTCTTCCACGGAGGCCGCCGAGTTGTTGGGAACGACGTCGGATGCGGTACGGCAGCGAGTCTGCCGGGCGATGCGCGTGTTGAGAACCGTGATGAGCGAGGAGACGACAAGATGA
- a CDS encoding FAD-binding domain-containing protein gives MADGPFIYRFGKDLRLDDHAGLAAAAAHGAVLPLLVIDPALNDRLQASPRRAAFFCSAVRGLDAELRERGSRLVVRRAPAEEAVLRVAREAAAAGAAWSASYDEAGMRRDSSLRSAVEEAGLRALVVHDAPAVAPEESAEARSAEGPGYRAFAPYFEVWRELPIASHEYPLLLRFTSGDLDGEALPQPREFGAGEAQAAGGSAVARRLFQTFVRERAPQYAIDANVPSEDGTSGLSAHLSFGTISARTIALAVRERLADPFAISEHRLSLRLFLRALAHRDFFLQLSWFNPQTQDSSLQTKMRGFKWEESHPALEAWCTGTTGYPFVDAGIRQLHATGWMHPHVRAVAASLLCFDLGVDWRVGREQWDRFLIEDDPALATGNWQWIAGVGADMAQYPRIYNPERQLRRYDPAGLYVRRWIDELRSVPFEAWQPRTRSSAQLRLALFAQGEYPPPAVDHAVAARAFLRRYREFVSP, from the coding sequence ATGGCGGACGGCCCGTTCATCTACCGTTTCGGTAAGGACTTACGCCTCGACGATCACGCCGGCTTAGCGGCCGCCGCAGCGCACGGCGCGGTGCTGCCGCTGCTCGTCATCGATCCGGCACTGAACGATCGTCTCCAAGCCTCTCCACGCAGGGCCGCGTTTTTTTGCTCGGCCGTGCGCGGGCTCGACGCGGAGCTGCGCGAGCGCGGGTCCCGGCTCGTCGTGCGCCGCGCGCCGGCGGAGGAGGCGGTCTTACGGGTCGCGCGCGAGGCGGCTGCGGCGGGCGCGGCATGGAGCGCGTCGTACGACGAGGCCGGGATGCGGCGCGATTCGTCGTTACGCAGCGCGGTCGAAGAGGCCGGGTTGCGCGCGCTGGTCGTGCACGATGCGCCCGCCGTCGCGCCCGAGGAAAGCGCCGAAGCACGCAGCGCGGAGGGACCCGGATATCGCGCCTTCGCGCCGTATTTCGAGGTCTGGCGCGAGCTGCCGATCGCGTCGCACGAGTATCCGCTGCTGCTGCGGTTCACCAGCGGCGACCTTGACGGCGAAGCGTTACCCCAGCCGCGCGAGTTTGGGGCGGGTGAGGCGCAGGCCGCCGGCGGCTCGGCGGTCGCGCGGCGTCTCTTTCAGACGTTTGTGCGCGAGCGTGCGCCGCAGTACGCGATCGACGCCAACGTCCCGTCCGAGGACGGAACGTCGGGGCTATCCGCACACTTGTCGTTCGGTACGATCTCGGCGCGGACGATTGCGCTGGCGGTCCGCGAGCGCCTCGCCGATCCGTTTGCGATCAGCGAACATCGGCTCTCGCTGAGGCTCTTTCTGCGCGCGCTCGCACATCGCGACTTCTTCCTTCAGCTATCCTGGTTTAATCCGCAGACGCAGGACTCGTCGCTTCAGACCAAGATGCGCGGCTTCAAATGGGAAGAATCCCATCCCGCGCTGGAGGCGTGGTGCACCGGAACCACGGGCTATCCGTTCGTCGACGCCGGCATCCGGCAGCTGCACGCGACGGGATGGATGCATCCGCACGTGCGCGCGGTCGCGGCTTCGCTGCTGTGCTTCGATCTGGGCGTCGATTGGCGAGTCGGCCGCGAGCAATGGGACCGCTTCCTGATCGAAGATGACCCGGCGCTCGCGACGGGAAACTGGCAGTGGATCGCCGGCGTCGGCGCCGACATGGCGCAGTATCCGAGGATTTACAACCCCGAGCGACAGCTGCGGCGCTACGACCCCGCGGGGCTCTACGTTCGGCGCTGGATCGACGAGCTGCGGAGCGTGCCGTTCGAGGCGTGGCAGCCGCGAACGAGATCCTCGGCCCAGCTTCGGTTAGCGCTCTTTGCCCAGGGCGAGTATCCGCCGCCTGCGGTCGACCACGCCGTCGCGGCACGCGCCTTTCTGCGGCGCTATCGCGAGTTCGTATCCCCCTGA
- a CDS encoding DUF4870 domain-containing protein, whose product MDCYFHSNVPSAAPCIECGKPICATCRDERGGCPSCRLAAKVEAATATRQQIPGAVPPRPAPATVRGTASVTTAPDSAESRALVALGYPLWPLALISLLDRNQSRALRRQAIQALGFNVGIFGFGALLSLIAQIPFLGISAMALVPLLVPLFLVASVYYGIKTWNGDDVRVPIVSSWLDERFPQGDTNSR is encoded by the coding sequence ATGGACTGCTACTTTCACTCGAACGTACCGTCGGCAGCGCCTTGCATCGAATGCGGTAAGCCGATTTGCGCCACGTGCCGCGACGAGCGCGGCGGCTGCCCCAGCTGCCGGCTCGCGGCTAAGGTCGAGGCCGCTACCGCCACGCGCCAACAAATTCCCGGAGCGGTGCCGCCGCGCCCCGCGCCCGCGACCGTGCGCGGAACGGCCAGCGTCACGACGGCGCCCGACTCCGCCGAAAGCCGCGCGCTGGTCGCGCTCGGCTATCCGCTGTGGCCGCTCGCGCTGATCTCGCTCCTCGATCGCAACCAGTCGCGCGCCCTGCGTCGCCAAGCCATTCAGGCGCTCGGATTCAACGTTGGCATCTTTGGCTTTGGGGCGCTGCTCTCGCTAATCGCGCAGATTCCGTTCCTCGGCATATCCGCGATGGCGCTCGTGCCGCTGCTCGTACCGCTCTTCCTAGTCGCGAGCGTCTACTACGGCATCAAGACCTGGAACGGGGACGACGTGCGCGTACCCATCGTGAGCAGCTGGCTCGACGAGCGGTTCCCTCAGGGGGATACGAACTCGCGATAG
- a CDS encoding ABC transporter ATP-binding protein encodes MVRAILRTLTYRVALGQVSPPVGRKCVRRMSRRSILHRLAREARPYYPRIALAMGMGVLAGVLSIVPPLAFRIIINQVLVPRSGHPPDLRALYLSLGFTAVALVLANAAIYGQTYLTAWSGQHLVARLRVRLFERMLNLPLGEFDKWRPGELIARFATDLQIMIDAVSVSVPQLVVALATFISSFATMIYLDWLLTLSLVLVAPVLSFAVSNFQRLIAAGTHRAQQRIADLTANLSEILQGQRVVKSFGREQFEVRRFRGRNDDFFGAYMKLTQFIQTQPLVISTIMVAAVVAIMWLSVREVLVGRLDIGKVFMYWGLLVNLMNPMNRVAAFFGDIAKAIVGAGRVFELLDLPVEVRDEPGAIALPAVRGRIEYADVTFRYNPAEPPALRHVNATIEAGEIVALVGPSGAGKTTLANLVPRFYEPQEGRLLLDGIDVAKVRLSDLRAAIAIVPQDVQLFRTSILENIRYGRIGATEAEVRAAAADANVDEYVQTFPEGYATEVGERGVRLSGGQRQRIAIARAVLRDPRILILDEATSALDSHSEAMIEEALDRLLPGRTTLIIAHRLSTIRRAHRVLFIEAGRVIEMGTHDELLAKGGPYARLHAAQFSFKAP; translated from the coding sequence TTGGTTCGTGCAATCCTCCGCACCCTCACGTACCGGGTCGCACTAGGGCAGGTTTCACCGCCGGTGGGCCGCAAGTGCGTGCGGCGGATGAGCCGCCGCTCGATATTGCACCGCCTGGCGCGTGAGGCGCGCCCGTACTATCCGCGCATCGCGCTGGCGATGGGAATGGGCGTGCTGGCCGGCGTGCTATCCATCGTCCCGCCGCTGGCGTTCCGGATCATCATCAACCAGGTACTCGTTCCTCGGTCCGGCCATCCGCCGGACCTTAGGGCGCTCTACCTGTCCCTCGGGTTCACGGCAGTCGCGCTGGTCCTCGCCAACGCGGCGATCTACGGCCAGACCTACCTGACCGCGTGGAGCGGTCAGCACCTCGTCGCGAGGCTGCGGGTACGGCTGTTCGAGCGCATGCTCAACTTGCCGCTCGGGGAGTTCGACAAGTGGCGCCCAGGCGAACTGATCGCCCGGTTCGCGACGGACCTGCAGATCATGATCGACGCGGTGAGCGTGTCGGTGCCCCAGCTCGTCGTGGCGCTGGCCACGTTCATCTCGTCGTTTGCGACGATGATCTATCTCGACTGGCTGCTGACGCTCTCGCTCGTGCTCGTCGCGCCTGTCCTCTCGTTCGCCGTGTCGAATTTCCAGCGCCTCATTGCCGCCGGCACGCATCGCGCCCAGCAGCGCATCGCGGATCTCACCGCAAATCTCTCCGAGATCCTGCAAGGCCAGCGCGTCGTCAAATCCTTCGGCCGCGAGCAGTTCGAGGTGCGGCGGTTCCGCGGCCGCAACGACGATTTCTTCGGTGCGTACATGAAGCTGACGCAGTTCATCCAGACACAGCCGCTCGTCATCTCGACGATCATGGTGGCGGCGGTGGTGGCGATCATGTGGCTCTCGGTGCGCGAGGTTCTCGTGGGCCGGCTCGACATCGGCAAGGTCTTCATGTACTGGGGACTACTGGTGAACCTGATGAACCCCATGAATCGCGTGGCCGCGTTCTTCGGCGACATCGCCAAGGCGATTGTGGGCGCCGGCCGCGTCTTCGAGCTGCTCGATCTGCCGGTCGAGGTGCGGGACGAGCCCGGCGCGATCGCGTTACCCGCGGTGCGCGGGCGCATCGAGTACGCGGACGTGACGTTCCGTTACAACCCGGCGGAACCTCCGGCCCTTCGGCACGTCAACGCGACGATCGAGGCAGGCGAGATCGTCGCGCTCGTCGGCCCGTCGGGCGCGGGCAAGACGACGCTCGCGAACCTCGTGCCGCGCTTCTACGAGCCACAGGAAGGGAGGCTGCTGCTCGACGGCATCGACGTCGCGAAGGTTAGGCTGTCGGATCTGCGAGCCGCGATCGCCATCGTGCCGCAGGACGTGCAGCTGTTTCGTACGTCGATCCTGGAGAACATTCGCTACGGCAGGATCGGCGCGACCGAGGCCGAGGTTCGAGCCGCCGCGGCCGACGCGAACGTCGACGAGTACGTGCAGACATTTCCGGAAGGCTACGCGACCGAAGTGGGCGAGCGCGGCGTGCGGCTCTCCGGTGGTCAGCGCCAGCGCATCGCGATCGCGCGCGCGGTGCTGCGGGATCCGCGCATCTTGATTCTCGACGAAGCTACGAGCGCGCTCGACAGCCACTCCGAGGCGATGATCGAGGAAGCTCTCGACCGGCTCCTCCCCGGGCGTACGACGCTCATCATCGCGCATCGTCTCTCCACGATCCGCCGCGCGCACCGCGTTTTGTTCATCGAGGCCGGACGCGTGATCGAGATGGGGACGCACGACGAGCTGCTCGCGAAGGGCGGTCCCTACGCGCGCCTGCACGCGGCGCAGTTTTCGTTTAAGGCGCCTTAA
- the cysC gene encoding adenylyl-sulfate kinase, translated as MNQGFTVWLTGLSGAGKSTIAERLAPELSARGCSVEVLDGDEVRTHLSKGLGFSREDRDINIGRISFVASLLVRHGAAVITAAISPYAQARADARKRIGNERFVEVYVRCSLDELVRRDVKGLYAKALAGEVQHFTGVSDPYEAPEHPDVIVDSEVETVEESVSKILSELMQRGYLNAGAPARIEGVL; from the coding sequence TTGAACCAGGGATTCACCGTGTGGCTTACCGGTCTGTCCGGCGCGGGTAAGAGCACGATCGCGGAACGGCTTGCTCCCGAGTTGAGCGCGCGCGGCTGCAGCGTCGAGGTGCTCGACGGCGACGAAGTCCGGACTCATCTCTCGAAGGGTTTGGGATTCAGCCGTGAGGATCGCGACATCAACATCGGTCGCATCTCATTCGTCGCGTCGTTGCTCGTGCGGCACGGCGCGGCCGTGATCACCGCGGCGATTTCGCCGTACGCGCAGGCGAGAGCCGACGCGCGCAAGCGAATTGGAAACGAGCGTTTCGTGGAAGTTTACGTGCGCTGCTCCCTGGACGAGCTCGTTCGGCGCGACGTCAAGGGTCTGTACGCCAAAGCGCTCGCCGGCGAGGTGCAGCACTTCACCGGCGTCTCCGATCCGTACGAGGCTCCCGAGCATCCCGACGTCATCGTGGACAGCGAGGTAGAAACGGTCGAGGAGAGCGTCTCGAAAATCCTTTCCGAGCTCATGCAGCGCGGCTACCTAAACGCCGGCGCGCCGGCCCGCATTGAAGGGGTGTTATGA